A genomic segment from Ruegeria sp. TM1040 encodes:
- a CDS encoding phage portal protein: MVFDLLRRKTGRVDQTAAAAPSLKASAAARVLPMGNGTRAAWGPRDTVSLTRAGFMGNPVGHRAVKLIAEAAAALPLVLQSTEARYESHPLLALLSRPNATQARAEMLEALYANLLLSGNAYLEAVAAEEGWPVELHVLRPDRMRVVPGEDGWPVGYDYAVGGKTHRFAIDPARPAICHLKSFHPLDDHYGLAPLQAAATAVEVHGAAARWSKSLLDNAAQPSGALVWTGSDGLGQMGDDQFRRLTEEIEANFQGARNAGRPMVLEGGLDWKQMGFSPSDMEFHRTKDSAAREIAQAFGVPPMLLGIPGDATYANYQEANRAFYRLTVLPLAMRVAAKLSDWLMRFGTEAVELKPDLDQVQALSSEREAQWRRITAADFLSEAEKRQMLGLPPRTAEVADD, translated from the coding sequence ATGGTCTTTGACCTGCTGCGACGCAAGACGGGGCGAGTGGATCAGACGGCGGCTGCGGCCCCGTCGCTCAAGGCCAGCGCGGCTGCGCGGGTGCTGCCCATGGGCAATGGCACACGCGCTGCCTGGGGGCCGCGCGATACGGTCTCTTTGACCCGGGCCGGGTTTATGGGCAACCCGGTTGGACATCGCGCGGTGAAGCTCATCGCCGAGGCCGCAGCCGCGCTGCCCCTGGTGCTGCAAAGCACGGAGGCCCGCTACGAGAGCCATCCGCTGCTGGCGCTGCTCTCCCGACCCAACGCCACCCAGGCGCGGGCCGAGATGCTGGAGGCGCTCTATGCCAACCTTTTGTTGTCAGGCAACGCCTATCTGGAAGCGGTCGCGGCAGAGGAGGGCTGGCCCGTCGAGCTGCATGTGCTGCGCCCGGATCGCATGCGGGTGGTGCCGGGGGAAGATGGCTGGCCGGTGGGCTATGACTATGCGGTGGGCGGCAAGACGCATCGCTTTGCCATTGACCCCGCGCGCCCGGCGATCTGCCACCTCAAGAGCTTTCACCCGCTGGATGATCACTACGGGCTCGCGCCGCTCCAGGCGGCTGCCACCGCGGTCGAGGTCCATGGCGCCGCCGCGCGCTGGTCAAAATCCCTGCTGGACAATGCGGCGCAACCCTCCGGCGCGCTGGTCTGGACCGGCTCGGATGGGCTGGGGCAGATGGGCGACGACCAGTTCCGCCGCCTCACCGAAGAGATCGAGGCCAATTTCCAGGGTGCGCGCAATGCCGGGCGGCCCATGGTGCTGGAGGGCGGGCTCGACTGGAAACAGATGGGCTTCAGCCCCTCAGATATGGAGTTTCACCGCACCAAGGACAGCGCTGCGCGCGAGATCGCGCAGGCCTTTGGGGTGCCGCCGATGCTCTTGGGCATTCCGGGCGATGCCACCTATGCCAACTATCAGGAGGCCAACCGGGCGTTTTATCGCCTGACGGTGCTGCCCTTGGCGATGCGGGTGGCGGCGAAACTCTCCGATTGGCTGATGCGCTTTGGCACCGAGGCGGTCGAGCTCAAACCCGATCTTGACCAAGTGCAGGCCCTCAGCAGCGAGCGCGAGGCCCAGTGGCGGCGCATCACTGCGGCTGATTTCCTGAGCGAGGCCGAGAAACGCCAGATGCTTGGGCTGCCCCCACGCACCGCGGAGGTGGCGGATGACTGA
- a CDS encoding GTA head formation protein, RCAP_rcc01685 family: MTDYPLPPFDCAPSQRLSAHERVSEIRQEALNRRLDRMEQMMERLEKRLWITVYGVAAVILAQAFQGFLSVQMP; the protein is encoded by the coding sequence ATGACTGACTATCCGTTGCCGCCCTTTGACTGCGCCCCAAGCCAGCGCCTGAGCGCCCATGAACGGGTGAGCGAGATCCGCCAGGAGGCGCTGAACCGGCGTCTGGACCGGATGGAGCAGATGATGGAGCGGCTGGAAAAACGGCTCTGGATCACCGTCTACGGCGTTGCTGCCGTGATCCTTGCGCAGGCCTTTCAGGGCTTTCTCTCCGTGCAGATGCCCTGA
- a CDS encoding HK97 family phage prohead protease: MLTEHAPELETKFARFGEALTLTEGEVIEGYASLFGVADQGKDIVTRGAYAASLAAHQARGSKVKMLWQHDPSHPIGVWDEILEDETGLRVKGRILTETQKGAEAAALVRAGAIEGLSIGYRTLKATRDKEGHRRLEDLALWEVSLVTFPMLPSARVSRTARRAAEAAKSDAPEAGLRALAEALRAATNP, translated from the coding sequence ATGCTGACAGAGCATGCCCCCGAGCTTGAGACCAAATTCGCCCGTTTTGGTGAGGCGCTGACCCTGACTGAGGGCGAGGTGATCGAAGGCTACGCAAGCCTCTTTGGCGTGGCCGATCAAGGCAAGGATATCGTCACGCGTGGCGCTTATGCGGCCTCGCTGGCGGCGCATCAGGCGCGCGGCAGCAAGGTCAAGATGCTCTGGCAGCATGACCCGAGCCACCCCATCGGTGTCTGGGACGAAATCCTTGAGGACGAGACCGGCCTGCGCGTCAAAGGCCGTATCCTGACAGAAACCCAGAAAGGCGCCGAGGCCGCCGCCCTGGTGCGCGCGGGCGCCATCGAGGGGCTGTCGATCGGCTATCGCACCCTCAAGGCCACCCGCGACAAGGAAGGCCATCGCCGGCTTGAGGACCTCGCCCTCTGGGAGGTGTCTCTGGTGACGTTTCCGATGCTGCCCTCCGCGCGGGTGTCCCGCACGGCCCGCCGCGCGGCAGAGGCCGCGAAATCCGACGCCCCCGAGGCGGGGCTGCGCGCGCTTGCCGAAGCGCTGCGGGCCGCCACCAATCCCTAA
- a CDS encoding phage major capsid protein, with protein sequence MTDHPFTGHAPEDAATPPQNVATEVKQAVSQFVQHFKGFQDDVTQKLKQTEERMTMLDRKTQTAARPHLAAAEVDGAPHQKAMQAYLRQGDEEGFRGLDLEGKAMSTAVNSDGGFLVDPQTADVVRSVLHSTASIRAVASVVNVEATSFDVLIDHSDVGAGWATETGSVTETGTPSIDRIVIPLHELSALPKASQRLLDDSAFDIEGWLAGRIADKFARAEAQSFISGDGVDKPTGILTHPTVDNGSWSWGNIGYVATGSDGGIGSADAIVDLVYALDARYRAGASFVMNSKTAGLIRKLKDADGRFLWSDGLQAGEPARLMGYPVLVAEDMPDVASDSLSIAFGDFAAGYTIAERPDLRVLRDPFSAKPHVLFYASKRVGGDVSDFAAIKLMKFGLS encoded by the coding sequence ATGACAGACCATCCCTTCACGGGCCACGCGCCCGAGGATGCGGCGACCCCGCCGCAGAATGTGGCCACGGAAGTGAAACAGGCTGTTTCGCAATTCGTGCAGCATTTCAAGGGGTTCCAAGACGACGTGACCCAAAAACTCAAACAGACGGAAGAGCGTATGACCATGTTGGATCGTAAAACCCAAACCGCGGCGCGGCCGCATCTCGCAGCGGCCGAGGTCGATGGCGCACCGCATCAAAAGGCGATGCAAGCCTATCTGCGCCAGGGCGACGAGGAGGGCTTTCGCGGCCTCGACCTGGAGGGCAAGGCCATGTCCACGGCGGTGAATTCCGATGGCGGTTTCCTGGTCGATCCGCAGACGGCGGATGTGGTGAGATCGGTGCTGCACTCCACTGCGTCGATCCGTGCGGTGGCCTCGGTGGTCAATGTGGAGGCGACCTCCTTTGACGTGCTGATCGACCATTCCGACGTGGGCGCGGGCTGGGCCACCGAGACCGGCTCGGTTACAGAGACCGGCACGCCGTCCATTGACCGTATCGTGATCCCGCTGCACGAGCTCTCGGCCTTGCCCAAGGCTTCGCAACGGCTGCTGGATGACAGTGCCTTTGACATCGAGGGCTGGCTTGCGGGCCGGATCGCCGACAAATTCGCCCGTGCCGAAGCGCAGAGTTTTATCTCGGGGGATGGCGTGGACAAACCCACCGGCATCCTGACCCACCCCACGGTGGACAATGGCAGCTGGAGCTGGGGGAACATCGGCTATGTGGCCACCGGCAGCGATGGCGGCATAGGCTCGGCAGATGCGATCGTGGATCTGGTCTATGCGCTGGATGCGCGCTACCGCGCTGGGGCGAGCTTTGTGATGAACTCCAAAACGGCGGGTCTTATCCGCAAACTCAAGGACGCCGATGGTCGTTTCCTGTGGTCCGACGGTCTTCAGGCGGGCGAACCTGCGCGGCTGATGGGCTATCCGGTGCTGGTGGCCGAGGATATGCCGGATGTGGCCTCGGATAGTCTCTCGATTGCCTTTGGGGATTTTGCCGCGGGCTACACGATCGCCGAGCGTCCCGATCTGCGCGTTCTGCGCGATCCCTTCTCTGCAAAACCGCATGTGCTGTTTTATGCCTCCAAGCGCGTGGGCGGCGACGTGAGCGATTTTGCCGCGATCAAGCTGATGAAATTCGGGCTGAGCTGA
- a CDS encoding head-tail connector protein, with product MILHELTPLPDSALPLAAFKAHLRLGTGFGEETLQDAVLLAFLRASLAAIEARINKALMQRDYVWRLNAWPRVVELPVAPVSSVTQVALVDQTGAETEVPAAAYALAPDAHAPRLTPVAGLWPMLPTQGGAVIRFTAGMAATWDAIPADLAQAVMLLAAHYYEYRDDTSLHAGCMPFGVASLLDRHRMPRLSLARSEVQS from the coding sequence ATGATTTTGCACGAACTGACCCCGCTGCCGGACAGCGCCCTACCGCTCGCGGCCTTCAAGGCGCATCTGCGTCTGGGCACGGGATTTGGCGAGGAAACGCTGCAGGACGCGGTGCTTCTGGCCTTCTTGCGCGCCAGCCTTGCGGCCATTGAGGCGCGGATCAACAAGGCGCTGATGCAGCGCGACTATGTGTGGCGCCTCAATGCCTGGCCCCGCGTGGTGGAGCTGCCGGTGGCGCCGGTTTCGAGCGTCACGCAGGTGGCACTGGTGGACCAAACCGGCGCGGAGACCGAAGTGCCCGCGGCGGCCTATGCGCTGGCACCCGACGCCCATGCGCCGCGCCTCACTCCGGTGGCGGGCCTCTGGCCGATGCTGCCCACGCAGGGCGGCGCGGTGATCCGTTTCACCGCCGGGATGGCGGCGACATGGGATGCGATCCCGGCGGATCTGGCGCAGGCGGTGATGCTGCTGGCGGCGCATTACTACGAGTATCGCGATGACACCTCCTTGCATGCAGGCTGCATGCCCTTTGGGGTGGCGAGCCTCTTGGACCGCCACCGGATGCCGCGCCTGAGCCTGGCCCGGAGCGAGGTGCAATCATGA
- a CDS encoding head-tail adaptor protein, translating into MSAPRLNRLLHLEDPQATGDGAGGFEVTWVVLGQHWAEVDALTGRETGRGGTSLSLQRYRIILRAAPQGSSARPRPDQRFREGSRIYKIDAVAEHDPQGRYLQCFATEELAT; encoded by the coding sequence ATGAGCGCGCCACGTCTGAACCGCCTGTTGCACCTCGAAGATCCACAAGCGACCGGTGACGGCGCCGGAGGGTTTGAGGTGACTTGGGTTGTGCTGGGCCAGCACTGGGCCGAGGTTGATGCGCTCACGGGGCGCGAAACGGGGCGCGGCGGCACCTCACTGTCGCTCCAGCGCTATCGGATCATCCTGCGCGCCGCCCCTCAGGGCTCATCTGCGCGGCCCCGGCCGGACCAGCGGTTTCGCGAGGGCAGTCGCATCTACAAGATCGATGCGGTGGCCGAGCATGACCCGCAGGGGCGGTACCTCCAGTGTTTTGCAACCGAGGAGCTGGCCACATGA
- a CDS encoding DUF3168 domain-containing protein, translating into MTYALSHSLQTAVYQHLMADAALAAEVGTAIYDMLPSGSLPGLYVTLGAESVRDRSDVTGGGALHRFTVTVVANAAGFSAAKRAAAAVSDALVDAPLTLARGRLVGLWFDRATAKRLSNGDRSIALRFSARLEDS; encoded by the coding sequence ATGACCTATGCGCTGTCTCACAGCCTGCAAACCGCGGTATATCAACACCTTATGGCCGACGCGGCGCTGGCCGCCGAGGTGGGCACTGCGATCTATGACATGCTGCCCTCCGGCAGTTTGCCCGGGCTTTATGTGACCCTCGGCGCGGAGAGCGTGCGGGACCGATCCGATGTCACAGGCGGCGGCGCGCTGCATCGCTTTACCGTGACCGTGGTGGCCAATGCAGCCGGGTTCAGCGCCGCCAAACGCGCGGCGGCGGCGGTATCGGATGCGCTGGTGGATGCGCCGCTGACCCTGGCGCGCGGGCGTCTGGTGGGGCTGTGGTTTGACCGCGCCACAGCCAAACGCCTGAGCAACGGGGATCGCTCCATCGCGCTGCGGTTTTCCGCGCGTCTCGAAGACTCCTGA
- a CDS encoding phage major tail protein, TP901-1 family, with the protein MSAQNGKDLLIKVDMTGTGSFTTIAGLRATRISFNAESVDVTSLDSAGGWRELLGGAGVRSANLSGSGVFRDADTDERARQLFFDGETPAFQVVIPDFGTVEGPFQVTALEYAGSHNGEATYELSLASAGALTFTAA; encoded by the coding sequence ATGAGTGCTCAAAACGGCAAGGATCTCCTGATCAAGGTGGATATGACCGGCACCGGAAGTTTCACCACCATCGCAGGCCTGCGCGCCACCCGTATCAGTTTCAACGCCGAGAGCGTTGATGTGACCAGTCTCGACAGCGCGGGCGGTTGGCGTGAGCTGTTGGGCGGTGCGGGTGTGCGCTCGGCAAACCTTTCGGGCTCTGGCGTGTTTCGCGATGCGGATACTGATGAGCGCGCGCGGCAGCTGTTCTTTGATGGCGAGACACCGGCGTTTCAGGTGGTGATCCCGGATTTTGGTACAGTTGAAGGGCCATTTCAGGTCACGGCACTGGAATACGCCGGGAGCCACAATGGCGAGGCCACCTATGAGCTGTCGCTGGCCTCTGCCGGTGCGCTGACCTTTACGGCGGCCTGA
- a CDS encoding gene transfer agent family protein: MANPYRGEVTLVLNGQPQVLKLTLGALAELEAELGEGDLISLVQRFESERFSSRDMLALLAAGLRGGGSEISRADLAQAEIEGGVMQATRVAAQLLALSFALPTEDA, translated from the coding sequence ATGGCAAACCCCTACCGAGGCGAAGTGACGCTGGTGCTCAACGGCCAGCCGCAGGTGCTGAAGCTGACACTGGGTGCGCTGGCAGAACTGGAGGCGGAGCTGGGCGAGGGTGACCTTATTTCCCTGGTGCAACGCTTTGAAAGCGAGAGATTTTCCTCGCGCGATATGCTGGCGCTCTTGGCGGCAGGGCTGCGCGGGGGCGGGTCTGAGATCAGCCGCGCAGATCTGGCGCAGGCCGAGATCGAGGGCGGCGTGATGCAGGCCACCAGGGTTGCCGCGCAATTGCTGGCGCTGAGTTTTGCGCTGCCGACGGAGGACGCATGA
- a CDS encoding rcc01693 family protein, translating into MSRAAMLDWPALMRAGMLGLRLTPREFWQLTPAELRLMLNLDASTPPMDRDRLSHLMTQFPDHINDVNQPE; encoded by the coding sequence ATGAGCCGTGCGGCGATGCTGGACTGGCCCGCCCTGATGCGGGCCGGAATGCTGGGGTTGCGGCTGACCCCGCGCGAGTTCTGGCAACTGACCCCGGCAGAGCTGCGGCTGATGCTGAACCTTGATGCCAGCACACCGCCCATGGACCGCGACCGCCTGAGCCATCTGATGACGCAGTTCCCGGATCATATCAACGACGTGAATCAACCGGAGTAA
- a CDS encoding phage tail tape measure protein produces MANTTDSDFESQTGPLEDSLGDAAGMAAQFTAEMDRVRAAFAATQADAADFETGLSRGLRRAMKDLVVDGDSLSDALTGLAKTMIDTTFNSAMRPVTDHLGGLVSDGIGALVGGILPFADGAAFSQGKVTPFARGGVVSSPTHFPMRGGLGLMGEAGPEAILPLARGHDGSLGVKTQGGGTSPTVVMHVTTPDVAGFQRSRGQIAAQMSRMLARGNRNR; encoded by the coding sequence ATGGCAAACACAACAGATTCCGACTTTGAATCCCAGACGGGGCCGCTGGAGGACAGCCTTGGCGATGCGGCCGGAATGGCGGCGCAGTTCACCGCCGAGATGGACCGGGTGCGCGCGGCCTTTGCCGCCACGCAGGCGGATGCGGCGGATTTTGAAACCGGCCTCAGCCGGGGGCTGCGGCGCGCGATGAAGGATCTGGTGGTGGATGGCGACAGCCTGAGCGATGCGCTCACCGGCCTCGCCAAGACGATGATCGACACCACCTTCAACTCCGCCATGCGCCCGGTGACGGATCATCTCGGCGGGCTGGTGAGCGACGGGATCGGCGCGCTTGTGGGCGGCATCCTGCCCTTTGCCGATGGCGCGGCCTTCAGTCAGGGCAAGGTGACACCCTTTGCGCGCGGTGGCGTGGTGTCCTCGCCGACGCATTTCCCGATGCGCGGCGGGCTTGGCCTGATGGGCGAAGCGGGGCCGGAGGCGATCCTGCCATTGGCGCGCGGCCATGACGGCAGCCTTGGTGTCAAGACGCAAGGCGGCGGCACATCTCCGACCGTGGTGATGCATGTCACAACCCCCGACGTGGCCGGGTTCCAGCGCTCCCGTGGGCAGATCGCAGCCCAGATGAGCCGCATGCTCGCACGCGGAAACCGCAATCGCTAA
- a CDS encoding DUF2460 domain-containing protein, translating into MSFHEVRFPETLSFGSVGGPERRTDVVTLANGHEERNTPWAHARRRYDAGLGLRSLEDIAALIAFFEARQGQLHGFRWKDWTDYASSLPGQEVTFEDQLIATGDGDRRVFQLAKRYRSGPHEYLRPISKPVAGTVRLGIDNEALVEGVDYGLDLTTGLVTLAYVPEIGREIRAGFEFDVPVRFDTDRIQTSVASFQAGEAPNVPVVEVRV; encoded by the coding sequence ATGAGTTTTCACGAAGTTCGTTTTCCCGAAACGCTCTCTTTTGGCTCTGTTGGCGGGCCGGAGCGGCGCACGGATGTGGTGACGCTGGCCAATGGCCACGAGGAACGCAACACCCCCTGGGCGCACGCGCGGCGGCGTTATGATGCGGGCCTGGGCCTGCGCAGCCTTGAGGATATTGCCGCGCTCATCGCGTTTTTCGAGGCCCGTCAGGGCCAGCTCCATGGGTTTCGCTGGAAGGATTGGACCGACTATGCGTCATCGCTGCCGGGGCAGGAGGTGACGTTTGAGGATCAGCTGATCGCGACCGGCGATGGCGACAGGCGTGTGTTCCAGCTTGCCAAACGCTACCGCTCCGGCCCGCATGAGTATCTGCGCCCGATCAGCAAACCCGTGGCGGGCACCGTGCGCCTTGGGATCGACAATGAGGCGCTGGTCGAGGGCGTGGATTATGGCCTCGACCTCACGACAGGGTTGGTGACGCTGGCCTATGTGCCTGAAATTGGTCGTGAAATCCGTGCTGGCTTTGAGTTTGACGTGCCAGTGCGCTTTGACACGGATCGCATCCAGACCTCGGTGGCGTCGTTTCAGGCGGGCGAGGCCCCGAATGTGCCAGTGGTGGAGGTGCGGGTGTGA
- a CDS encoding DUF2163 domain-containing protein produces the protein MDREGLNTHLKSGATTVCRAWEVRRTDGVTLGFTDHDRDLSFDGMTFRAGTGLSARSLMQSTGLAVDNSEALGALSSDAVREADIESGRYDGAEVRAWLVNWADTTERALQFRGSLGEIRRAGGAFEAELRGLTEALNQPLGRVFQKPCSAVLGDAACKFDLSTAGYAVEIDVETLRDGQLFAWASLDGFAPGWFTGGRLTVLGGAGAGLWAPIRSDSLNARREITLWQPIRADIQPGDLVRLSAGCDKRQSTCRLKFDNLVNYQGFPDIPGEDWMVAVPKRTGQNTGGSRR, from the coding sequence ATGGATCGCGAAGGCTTGAACACGCATCTCAAATCCGGGGCCACCACGGTGTGCCGCGCCTGGGAAGTCCGTCGCACGGATGGCGTGACGCTGGGGTTCACCGATCATGACCGGGACCTGAGCTTTGACGGGATGACCTTTCGCGCCGGAACCGGCCTCAGCGCGCGCAGCCTGATGCAGAGCACCGGGCTTGCGGTCGACAACAGCGAAGCGCTCGGCGCGCTCAGCTCCGATGCGGTGCGCGAGGCGGATATTGAATCCGGGCGCTATGACGGCGCGGAGGTGCGCGCGTGGTTGGTGAACTGGGCGGACACAACTGAGCGCGCCCTGCAGTTTCGCGGCTCCCTCGGCGAGATCCGCCGCGCAGGCGGCGCCTTTGAGGCCGAATTGCGTGGCCTCACCGAAGCGTTGAACCAGCCGCTTGGGCGGGTGTTCCAAAAGCCGTGCAGCGCGGTTCTGGGCGACGCGGCGTGCAAATTCGACCTGAGTACGGCGGGCTATGCTGTTGAAATTGATGTTGAAACATTACGCGATGGGCAGTTGTTCGCGTGGGCGAGCCTCGATGGATTTGCGCCGGGGTGGTTCACTGGCGGGCGGCTTACGGTTCTGGGTGGGGCGGGCGCAGGTCTCTGGGCCCCAATCCGGTCGGACAGTCTGAACGCGCGCCGCGAAATCACCCTCTGGCAGCCGATCCGCGCCGATATTCAGCCGGGCGACTTGGTGCGTCTGAGCGCAGGCTGCGACAAACGGCAGAGCACCTGTCGGCTGAAGTTCGACAATCTGGTGAATTATCAGGGCTTTCCCGACATTCCCGGCGAGGACTGGATGGTGGCAGTCCCCAAGCGCACCGGCCAGAACACCGGTGGCAGCCGCAGATGA
- a CDS encoding NlpC/P60 family protein, translating into MSRDINTEAVALARLWLGTPYRHQGATRGAGCDCLGLIRGLWRSLYGSEPEPVPPYTRDWAERGSEERLWRAALRHMQPAQDPMPGQVILFRMRAGAVAKHLGLQSESARFIHAYSGHGVVESALTPAWQRRIVARFAFPDPNDL; encoded by the coding sequence ATGAGCCGCGACATCAACACAGAGGCGGTGGCCCTCGCGCGGCTCTGGCTGGGCACGCCCTATCGCCATCAGGGGGCCACGCGGGGGGCGGGCTGCGATTGTCTCGGGCTGATCCGGGGCCTCTGGCGCAGCCTTTATGGCAGCGAACCCGAACCCGTGCCGCCCTATACCCGCGACTGGGCCGAACGCGGCAGCGAGGAACGCCTGTGGCGGGCAGCACTGCGGCACATGCAGCCCGCCCAAGACCCCATGCCCGGGCAGGTCATCCTGTTTCGCATGCGCGCAGGGGCGGTGGCCAAACATCTTGGCCTCCAGAGCGAGAGCGCGCGCTTTATCCACGCCTACAGCGGCCATGGCGTTGTCGAAAGCGCGCTGACGCCCGCGTGGCAACGCCGCATCGTGGCGCGCTTTGCCTTTCCCGACCCCAACGATCTCTGA